One Sodalinema gerasimenkoae IPPAS B-353 DNA segment encodes these proteins:
- a CDS encoding sigma-70 family RNA polymerase sigma factor produces the protein MEDRDIQPPNDDRVPELDEVLRRLALEAQNFPPGSRQRRRILTRLVQLTRTSGRLCHPYLGQFPHVYDEIYNEALQLLFIYICDRIDAYNPERSPFLRWVNFLLQRRFFNQAIPKIIGDRREVSFNPITPTFPVQQHFAAKHLPPSLSEAIAQCLREDPDGLFESRSLRQMPEVTFRLIAIRRLEGDTWKVISSDLGVRISTLSDFYQRSLTEFAGFIKDYVQT, from the coding sequence GTGGAGGATAGAGATATTCAACCGCCGAACGATGATCGGGTGCCTGAGTTGGATGAGGTGCTGAGGAGGCTGGCCCTTGAGGCTCAGAACTTCCCCCCTGGAAGTCGCCAGCGTCGTCGGATTCTGACACGACTGGTTCAGCTAACCCGCACTTCCGGTCGCCTCTGTCATCCCTATCTGGGTCAATTTCCTCATGTTTATGATGAGATTTACAATGAGGCGCTGCAACTGTTGTTTATTTACATTTGCGATCGCATTGATGCCTATAATCCCGAGAGAAGTCCCTTCTTACGCTGGGTTAACTTTCTCTTACAACGGCGTTTTTTCAATCAAGCAATCCCCAAAATTATTGGCGATCGCCGCGAGGTGTCTTTCAATCCCATTACCCCGACCTTCCCAGTGCAACAGCATTTTGCTGCCAAACATCTTCCTCCGAGCCTCTCAGAGGCGATCGCTCAATGTTTACGAGAGGATCCGGATGGACTGTTTGAAAGTCGCTCCCTACGCCAAATGCCAGAGGTGACGTTTCGCCTGATTGCCATCAGGCGACTCGAAGGAGACACCTGGAAAGTCATTTCCTCAGATTTGGGGGTCCGCATCTCAACGTTGAGTGATTTTTATCAACGGAGTTTGACTGAATTTGCCGGGTTTATTAAAGACTACGTACAAACCTAG
- a CDS encoding MGH1-like glycoside hydrolase domain-containing protein → MRPYNSAPRTLRRSTITYYRDSATLTIQQRSQDAEAFYDHLLPGQCDTDARNVQRQAFAGLLWTKQYYHYVVEDWLRGDPAQPPPHRHNPRNLEWLHLFNDDIISMPDKWEFPWYAAWDLAFHVVPLALIDPDFAKRQMDRLTREWYLHPNGQMPAYEWHFSDVNPPVHAWGTWQVYQIEKAIYGQGDRLFLERVFQKLLLNFTWWVNRKDNNGNNVFQGGFLGLDNIGIFDRSSDLPMGGYLEQSDGTSWMGMYCLNMLEMALELAADNPAYEDIASKFFEHFLYIADAMNHLGDTDIHLWDEADEFFYDVLHTPTGERHHMKVRSMVGLIPLFATVVLSASTFERFPNFTRRFNWFVENRPRLQENIASLTDKGMNSCALLAIVNPERLRCILQKMLDTDEFLSDYGVRSLSQVHAEQPYTFHVNGETHKVHYEPAESTSGMFGGNSNWRGPVWFPVNYLLIDSLRMFHRFLGDEFTVEYPTGTGQNCTLTQVADDLCQRLTNIFLRNEAGTRAVHGGHPHFQGDPHWQDLLLFYEYFNGDNGAGVGANHQTGWTGLVATLIREGVLAARSQSS, encoded by the coding sequence ATGAGACCCTACAACAGCGCTCCCAGGACGCTGAGGCGTTCTACGATCACCTACTACCGGGACAGTGCGACACTGACGATACAACAGCGCTCCCAGGACGCTGAGGCGTTCTACGATCACCTACTACCGGGACAGTGCGACACTGACGCTCGCAACGTGCAACGGCAGGCCTTTGCTGGGCTGCTCTGGACGAAGCAGTACTATCACTATGTGGTGGAGGACTGGCTCCGGGGTGATCCCGCTCAGCCGCCGCCCCATCGCCACAATCCGCGCAACCTAGAGTGGCTGCATCTGTTTAACGATGACATCATCTCCATGCCGGATAAGTGGGAATTTCCCTGGTACGCGGCCTGGGATTTGGCCTTCCATGTGGTGCCTCTGGCGCTGATCGATCCTGACTTTGCCAAGCGCCAGATGGATCGCCTGACGCGGGAGTGGTATCTTCACCCTAATGGCCAGATGCCCGCCTATGAGTGGCATTTTAGCGACGTAAATCCCCCTGTCCATGCTTGGGGGACTTGGCAGGTCTACCAGATTGAAAAAGCAATATATGGTCAGGGCGATCGCCTCTTTTTAGAGCGGGTGTTTCAAAAGCTGCTGCTGAATTTCACCTGGTGGGTGAACCGCAAGGACAACAACGGTAACAATGTGTTTCAGGGGGGCTTCCTGGGACTGGATAACATTGGGATTTTTGACCGTAGCTCAGACCTGCCCATGGGGGGCTATCTGGAGCAGTCTGACGGAACCAGTTGGATGGGCATGTACTGCCTGAATATGCTGGAAATGGCGCTGGAGTTGGCGGCGGACAATCCCGCTTATGAGGACATTGCCAGTAAGTTTTTTGAGCATTTCCTCTATATTGCCGACGCGATGAACCACCTGGGGGATACAGACATTCACCTGTGGGACGAGGCGGATGAGTTTTTCTACGATGTGCTGCACACGCCGACGGGAGAACGCCATCACATGAAGGTGCGATCGATGGTGGGGCTGATTCCCCTGTTTGCCACGGTGGTGCTTAGTGCCTCGACGTTTGAGCGTTTTCCCAACTTCACGCGGCGGTTTAACTGGTTTGTGGAGAACCGCCCCCGTCTCCAGGAAAACATTGCTTCTCTGACTGACAAGGGGATGAACAGTTGCGCCCTGCTGGCGATCGTGAACCCGGAGCGACTGCGGTGCATTTTGCAAAAAATGCTGGATACTGACGAGTTTCTCAGCGACTATGGGGTGCGATCGCTCTCCCAAGTCCATGCTGAGCAGCCCTACACGTTCCATGTCAACGGCGAAACCCATAAAGTCCACTATGAACCGGCGGAATCCACCAGCGGCATGTTTGGCGGTAACTCCAACTGGCGCGGCCCGGTGTGGTTCCCGGTTAACTACCTGCTGATTGACTCACTGCGAATGTTTCACCGCTTTTTGGGGGATGAGTTCACGGTGGAATATCCCACCGGAACGGGACAGAACTGCACTCTAACCCAGGTGGCCGACGACCTATGCCAACGATTGACGAATATCTTCTTGAGGAATGAGGCCGGAACGCGGGCGGTGCATGGCGGCCATCCCCATTTTCAGGGGGATCCCCACTGGCAGGATCTGCTGCTGTTTTATGAATACTTCAACGGTGACAACGGGGCCGGGGTGGGCGCGAATCACCAAACTGGCTGGACGGGACTGGTGGCAACGTTGATCCGTGAGGGGGTCTTAGCCGCGCGATCGCAATCGTCCTAG
- a CDS encoding DUF1822 family protein — MNYSYNELTFNVPITQTMRLRATEVSQYQDKPDKSEQVYRNVLAVLAVYYYCQCMGIETRLESSYVWNPAWQVLANSADLELANLGRVECCPVAANAHSVTIAQEAQSNKIGYIAVTLDEASHEAILLGFCERLRGKGEQFSLQDWDDLEAFLSKVEDLELQSSPDPPHLTQLTQWVRGLVNEGWESLENLVLGQNLTPGWAVRGPVSSMENDRSSAIRRGKLLHFEGMDEAIALLISLDSEISEEMDISVEIQSLDRRSELPFNLEISILDEEGHSVMQALAKSSEHIKLNFSGQPQEKFGVKVALGSVSFLENFVI; from the coding sequence ATGAATTATAGTTATAACGAGTTAACGTTCAATGTTCCGATTACGCAAACCATGCGTTTAAGAGCAACTGAAGTCAGTCAATATCAAGATAAACCCGATAAATCAGAACAGGTTTATCGCAATGTTTTGGCGGTTTTGGCGGTTTATTATTACTGTCAATGTATGGGAATTGAGACTCGGTTGGAGTCTAGTTATGTTTGGAATCCTGCCTGGCAAGTTTTGGCAAATAGTGCCGATTTAGAACTTGCTAATTTGGGGCGAGTTGAATGTTGTCCTGTGGCAGCAAATGCTCATAGCGTGACCATTGCTCAAGAGGCTCAGTCTAATAAGATTGGCTATATTGCCGTTACTTTGGATGAGGCATCTCATGAAGCAATTTTGCTAGGGTTTTGTGAGAGACTTCGGGGGAAAGGGGAACAGTTTTCTCTGCAAGACTGGGATGACCTTGAGGCATTTTTATCCAAGGTGGAAGACTTAGAACTTCAGTCGTCCCCAGACCCACCTCATTTAACTCAATTAACCCAATGGGTGCGCGGTTTAGTGAACGAAGGATGGGAGAGTTTGGAGAACTTAGTCTTGGGACAAAACCTGACCCCAGGTTGGGCAGTTAGAGGACCGGTGAGCAGTATGGAGAACGACAGAAGCTCGGCGATTAGACGGGGGAAATTACTTCATTTTGAAGGAATGGATGAGGCGATCGCCCTCCTAATTAGTTTGGATTCAGAAATATCAGAAGAAATGGATATTTCGGTAGAAATTCAGTCTTTGGATCGACGGTCTGAGTTGCCGTTTAATCTGGAGATTTCTATTTTAGATGAGGAAGGGCATTCGGTAATGCAGGCTTTGGCTAAAAGTTCAGAACATATTAAACTTAACTTTAGTGGTCAGCCTCAGGAGAAGTTTGGTGTTAAAGTAGCATTGGGGAGTGTGAGTTTTCTGGAAAACTTTGTTATATAA
- a CDS encoding glutathione S-transferase family protein: MSRILYYHRQSNFSRKIRILLTEKNLDYQLEEIDLTAKPESFLKISPIGKVPVLVDEDGTVIWDSPLITRYLEEMYPSPSFYPQDVQSRYECLKWEAMADTLGKHIIDLWIQGLLNPETSTKYQSILQSKIDRLISVFAKQLNQGDYLLGTETWSMADISALCAFGYHDLRLGEDWKITYPHLKTWFNKLHQIESVQSTVPPKMGQ; encoded by the coding sequence ATGAGTCGAATACTTTACTATCATCGCCAATCAAATTTCTCTCGCAAAATCCGAATCCTGTTAACCGAAAAAAACCTAGATTACCAGTTAGAAGAAATTGACTTAACTGCCAAGCCAGAGTCTTTTTTGAAAATTTCTCCCATTGGCAAAGTCCCGGTCCTCGTAGACGAAGACGGAACAGTTATCTGGGATTCCCCATTAATCACCCGGTATTTAGAAGAAATGTATCCGTCCCCTAGCTTCTATCCTCAAGACGTTCAAAGTCGCTATGAATGTTTGAAATGGGAAGCCATGGCTGACACCTTAGGGAAGCATATCATTGACCTATGGATACAAGGCTTATTGAACCCCGAAACTTCGACAAAATACCAGTCGATTTTACAAAGCAAAATTGACCGTCTGATCTCGGTCTTTGCCAAACAGCTAAATCAGGGCGACTATCTGCTAGGGACAGAGACCTGGTCAATGGCTGATATCTCGGCCCTCTGCGCCTTTGGCTACCATGACCTGCGCCTCGGAGAAGATTGGAAAATCACCTATCCCCATCTCAAAACCTGGTTCAATAAACTTCACCAGATTGAGTCCGTCCAATCCACTGTGCCGCCGAAGATGGGTCAGTGA
- a CDS encoding acetolactate synthase large subunit, whose translation MNTAELLVKCLENEGVKYVFGLPGEENMQVLEALRGSPIQFVTTRHEQGAAFMADVYGRLTGKAGVCLSTLGPGATNLMTGVADANLDGAPLVAITGQVGTDRMHIESHQYLDLVAMFAPVTKWNSQIVRPSNTPEIVRKAFKRAQQEKPGAVHIDLPENIAEMPVQGEPLKCDRQDKIYASYKSLNDAATAISRANNPLILVGNGAIRDDASDALTEFATRLNIPVANTFMGKGAIPYTHPLALWTVGLQQRDYISCGFDNTDLVIAVGYDLIEYSPKKWNPKGEIPIVHIGTDSAEIDSSYIPLVEVVGNITDSLDEILRRSDRSSKPAPHALSLRDDIRQDYEQHANDNEFPIKPQKLIYDLRQVMGPDDVVISDVGAHKMWIARHYHCERPNTCLISNGFAAMGIAIPGAIAAKLVHPDRKIVAATGDGGFMMNCQELETALRTKTPFVTIIFNDGGYGLIEWKQEAQYGRASFIEFGNPDFVKFAESMGLKGYRVTSTEEFVPILKEALAQDVPAVIDCPVDYRENARFSAKSGELSCPM comes from the coding sequence ATGAATACTGCGGAACTCTTAGTCAAATGTCTGGAAAATGAGGGCGTGAAATATGTCTTCGGCTTACCCGGCGAAGAAAATATGCAAGTCCTGGAAGCCTTGCGAGGCTCACCGATTCAGTTTGTCACCACCCGCCATGAACAGGGGGCGGCGTTCATGGCCGATGTCTATGGACGCTTAACGGGGAAAGCCGGGGTTTGCCTGTCCACCCTCGGCCCTGGTGCCACGAACCTGATGACGGGGGTGGCAGATGCGAACCTCGATGGTGCGCCCTTGGTGGCGATTACCGGACAGGTGGGAACCGATCGGATGCACATTGAATCCCATCAATACTTAGATTTGGTGGCCATGTTTGCCCCGGTTACCAAATGGAACTCGCAGATTGTTCGCCCTAGCAATACTCCCGAGATTGTCCGTAAAGCCTTCAAACGGGCGCAACAGGAGAAGCCGGGGGCGGTTCATATTGATTTACCGGAAAATATCGCTGAGATGCCGGTGCAGGGAGAACCCCTCAAGTGCGATCGCCAGGACAAAATCTACGCCTCTTATAAGAGTCTCAATGATGCTGCCACGGCCATTTCCCGCGCCAATAACCCTTTGATTTTGGTAGGCAATGGGGCGATTCGCGATGATGCTAGTGATGCGCTGACAGAGTTTGCGACTCGCTTAAATATCCCGGTAGCCAATACCTTTATGGGCAAGGGAGCGATTCCCTATACCCACCCGCTGGCCTTATGGACGGTGGGGCTGCAACAGCGAGATTATATTAGTTGTGGCTTTGACAACACGGATTTGGTGATTGCGGTTGGCTATGATTTGATTGAATATTCCCCGAAAAAATGGAATCCCAAAGGGGAAATTCCCATTGTGCATATTGGCACGGATTCGGCGGAAATCGACAGCAGCTATATCCCGCTGGTGGAAGTGGTGGGCAATATCACCGACTCCCTCGATGAGATTTTACGCCGTTCCGATCGCTCCAGTAAGCCTGCTCCCCATGCCCTCTCCCTGCGGGATGACATTCGCCAGGATTACGAGCAACACGCGAATGATAATGAGTTTCCCATTAAGCCCCAGAAGTTGATTTATGATTTGCGGCAGGTGATGGGGCCTGATGATGTGGTGATTTCTGATGTGGGGGCCCATAAGATGTGGATTGCCCGCCATTATCACTGTGAACGGCCCAATACTTGTTTAATCTCTAATGGTTTTGCGGCGATGGGGATTGCCATTCCAGGGGCGATCGCCGCTAAGCTGGTTCACCCAGATCGCAAGATTGTGGCGGCCACGGGGGATGGGGGCTTCATGATGAATTGCCAAGAGTTGGAAACGGCTCTGCGCACGAAAACTCCCTTTGTCACCATTATTTTCAATGATGGGGGCTATGGTTTGATTGAGTGGAAGCAGGAGGCTCAATATGGACGGGCCTCGTTTATTGAGTTCGGCAACCCGGATTTTGTTAAGTTCGCCGAAAGCATGGGCTTGAAGGGCTATCGCGTCACTTCCACTGAGGAATTTGTGCCGATTTTGAAGGAGGCGTTGGCTCAGGATGTACCGGCGGTGATTGACTGTCCGGTGGATTATCGAGAAAATGCTCGCTTCTCGGCCAAGTCTGGGGAGTTGAGTTGTCCGATGTAA
- a CDS encoding ion transporter, producing the protein MKPLNRPEKEAIEHEQQQILQQLEDWLELPMLILSFAWLGLFVVELTWGLTPLLDAISIVIWGAFILEFVLRLSLAPHKARYLKTNWMTVISVLLPALRVLRFARVMRILQTTRAVRGLRLVRVMARTNHSMRSLAANFGRRGFGYVVMTTAIITMVGAAGMYAFEQDAPDLSGFDSYSTALWWTAMLMTTMGSDYFPKTPEGRILCFFLALYAFAVFGYMTATLATFFIGQDADDDEAEIVGVKSLDALRDEITALRSEIQSLRQGD; encoded by the coding sequence ATGAAACCCTTAAATCGACCTGAAAAGGAAGCAATAGAACACGAACAACAGCAAATCTTGCAGCAGCTTGAAGATTGGCTAGAATTGCCAATGCTCATATTGAGTTTTGCTTGGCTCGGTCTGTTTGTGGTGGAACTGACTTGGGGACTGACTCCTCTTTTAGATGCAATTAGCATCGTCATTTGGGGCGCGTTTATCCTAGAATTTGTGCTTCGACTCTCACTTGCACCCCACAAGGCCAGGTATCTTAAAACCAACTGGATGACAGTCATTTCAGTGCTTTTACCCGCCTTGCGCGTGTTGCGGTTTGCGCGGGTGATGCGAATTTTGCAAACTACGCGAGCAGTTCGAGGCTTGCGGCTGGTGCGGGTGATGGCTCGTACCAATCACAGTATGCGATCGCTCGCGGCCAATTTTGGGCGACGTGGCTTTGGCTACGTGGTGATGACGACTGCAATCATTACCATGGTTGGAGCTGCGGGAATGTATGCGTTTGAGCAAGATGCTCCAGATTTGTCTGGATTTGATAGCTACAGCACTGCGCTTTGGTGGACAGCAATGCTGATGACCACAATGGGATCAGACTACTTTCCTAAAACGCCAGAAGGTCGCATCCTCTGTTTTTTTCTAGCTCTGTATGCGTTTGCCGTATTCGGCTATATGACGGCAACGTTAGCCACATTCTTTATCGGACAAGATGCTGACGATGACGAAGCAGAGATTGTCGGAGTGAAATCGCTTGATGCTCTGCGAGACGAAATCACCGCCTTGCGAAGCGAGATTCAGAGCTTAAGACAGGGAGATTAA
- a CDS encoding CHASE2 domain-containing protein has protein sequence MTKLVTLRLTGNLEKGGFQVYLEISTDGDHPSIEEGGQLPAAPELLTQLETHWLGNYRPLSAPYRIKSKGIEYSGSIQTRVKACLESGQTLRDRLNQWLDAESFRDIDRLLRQQLEPAEDIRVLIRTNDSRLHKLPWHLWSFCQSYPNTEIALSPPKFQRRERFSSQGGRQKIRILAILGHAEGIKVNPDREILKNLPDAEVKFVDEPTRSEINDQLWDQPWDIIFFAGHSETEGDEGRIHINPTESLTIDELWYALRKAVNQGLQVAIFNSCDGLGLARRLDDLQIPITIVMRELIPDEVAHKFLAHFLSGFADGKPFYRAVREARERLQGMENEFPCASWLPVVCQHPWEDPPTWQGLLTPLTPRPSKTSPWWKGLGTVLVASMLVTSLVMGGRSLGWLEQSELNAYDHLMRSRPAETMDERLLLVEITKDDVQSQPVSERGEDSLSDQALEQLLEILERHEPSVIGLQVFLGGRTHGEKLTQIIQDHHFFMACVYGDSEPEGTWISTDISTQKLGFTDVLADKDSIIRRHLFALTNEPPNCPTSLSLGFFMAEEYLNQRGLSLEYSKDDDYHRLGNLSFSILGHNSGGYHQVNANGLQLMLNYRNVEQVAHTLTLNKILSDRFDPNLVRGKIVLIGTTDPEFKDTNYLTALKYRNKKFSGLELQAHMISQILSATLDNRPLIWWWPQPIETFWILLWSFIGGVMAWHSRSPVKLALATAIALALLFGICWALFLQGGWIPLIPAALAIVLTAVTLKMIFSNPDIQNNF, from the coding sequence GTGACGAAGCTTGTAACATTGAGACTGACGGGAAACTTAGAGAAGGGTGGTTTTCAAGTTTATTTAGAAATTAGTACAGATGGCGATCACCCCTCTATTGAAGAGGGTGGTCAGCTGCCCGCCGCCCCGGAACTATTGACTCAACTCGAAACCCATTGGTTAGGGAACTATCGCCCGTTGAGCGCCCCCTATCGGATTAAGTCTAAGGGAATTGAATATAGTGGCTCCATTCAGACTCGTGTGAAGGCCTGTCTGGAGTCGGGGCAGACGTTGCGCGATCGCCTCAATCAATGGCTGGATGCGGAGTCGTTTCGAGACATTGATCGTCTATTACGGCAACAGCTTGAGCCTGCTGAGGACATTCGGGTTCTCATTCGCACCAATGACTCCCGTTTGCATAAGCTTCCCTGGCATCTATGGAGTTTTTGCCAAAGTTATCCCAATACAGAAATTGCCTTGAGTCCACCGAAGTTTCAGCGTCGTGAGCGATTTTCTTCCCAGGGGGGGAGGCAAAAAATTAGAATTTTAGCGATTTTGGGTCATGCTGAGGGGATTAAGGTAAATCCCGATCGCGAGATTCTAAAGAATTTACCCGACGCGGAGGTCAAATTCGTAGATGAACCGACACGGTCTGAGATTAACGATCAGCTATGGGACCAACCTTGGGATATTATCTTTTTTGCTGGCCACAGTGAAACAGAGGGAGATGAGGGACGGATTCACATTAACCCCACCGAGAGTTTAACCATTGATGAACTGTGGTATGCCTTGCGTAAGGCGGTGAATCAGGGGTTACAGGTGGCAATTTTCAACTCCTGTGATGGGTTGGGGTTGGCCCGTCGCCTCGATGACCTGCAAATTCCCATTACGATTGTGATGCGGGAGTTAATCCCGGATGAGGTGGCTCATAAGTTTTTGGCGCATTTTCTCTCGGGATTTGCGGACGGGAAGCCGTTTTATCGAGCAGTGCGGGAGGCGCGGGAGCGGTTACAGGGAATGGAAAACGAGTTTCCCTGTGCTAGTTGGCTACCGGTGGTGTGTCAGCATCCCTGGGAGGATCCCCCCACGTGGCAAGGGTTGTTAACGCCGTTAACTCCACGGCCATCGAAGACATCGCCCTGGTGGAAGGGATTGGGGACGGTGTTGGTGGCTAGTATGCTGGTGACGAGTTTGGTGATGGGGGGGCGATCGTTGGGTTGGTTGGAACAGTCGGAGTTGAATGCTTATGACCATTTGATGCGATCGCGTCCCGCTGAGACGATGGACGAACGCTTGTTGCTGGTTGAGATTACGAAGGACGACGTTCAATCGCAGCCGGTGTCAGAGAGAGGGGAGGACTCTTTATCAGATCAAGCCTTAGAGCAACTGCTAGAAATTTTAGAACGTCATGAACCAAGTGTTATTGGGCTACAAGTTTTTCTGGGGGGACGAACTCACGGCGAAAAGCTAACTCAAATCATACAAGATCACCATTTTTTCATGGCTTGTGTATATGGGGATTCAGAACCTGAAGGAACATGGATTTCTACGGATATCTCTACCCAGAAATTAGGTTTTACCGATGTCCTAGCTGACAAAGATAGTATTATTCGTCGCCATTTATTTGCTCTCACTAACGAACCTCCAAACTGTCCCACGTCGCTCTCTTTGGGATTTTTCATGGCAGAAGAGTACTTAAATCAAAGAGGATTATCCTTGGAGTATAGCAAGGATGATGATTATCACCGACTGGGGAATTTATCATTTAGTATTTTGGGACATAACTCTGGTGGGTATCATCAAGTTAATGCTAATGGACTACAACTAATGTTGAATTATAGAAATGTTGAGCAAGTTGCCCATACACTTACACTTAATAAAATTTTAAGTGATCGCTTTGATCCAAATTTGGTTCGAGGTAAGATTGTTCTTATTGGAACCACAGATCCAGAGTTTAAAGATACCAATTATCTTACAGCATTAAAGTACAGAAATAAAAAATTTTCCGGACTGGAATTACAAGCTCATATGATTAGTCAAATTTTGAGTGCAACTTTAGATAACCGACCTTTAATTTGGTGGTGGCCGCAACCTATCGAGACTTTTTGGATTTTGCTTTGGTCATTTATCGGGGGAGTCATGGCTTGGCACTCGCGATCTCCAGTAAAACTAGCCTTAGCTACAGCCATTGCACTAGCCTTACTCTTCGGTATCTGTTGGGCTTTATTTCTCCAAGGAGGTTGGATTCCTCTCATTCCGGCTGCTTTGGCGATTGTTCTCACGGCAGTTACCCTTAAGATGATATTTTCTAATCCAGATATCCAAAACAATTTCTAA
- a CDS encoding NAD-dependent succinate-semialdehyde dehydrogenase gives MGIASINPATGETVKTFTPLSDAELEEKLKRADRAFHQYRHTMMVQRSRWLRNAADILEREAQAFGEIITLEMGKPIAQAVAEVNKCALVCRYYADNAAEFLADRPVATDASFSYTAYHPLGAILAVMPWNFPFWQVFRFAAPALMAGNVGLLKHASNVPQCALAIESILVEAGFPSGAFQTLLVGADRVPQLLADDRIQAATLTGSEGAGISLAQEAGKNLKKTVLELGGSDPFIVMGSANLEAAVSTAVTARMLNTGQSCIAAKRFILHESIAEEFERRFLAKLEALKFGDPLSPESDLGPLATPGIRDELHQQVQQLLKEGATLRLGGELPEGPGNFYPPTLISDIPSGTLADHDELFGPVALLFRVSTIDEAIALANLVPYGLGASAWTTVAPEQQQFISELEAGAVFINGMVKSDSRLPFGGIKKSGYGRELALEGIQEFVNIKTVVIS, from the coding sequence ATGGGCATTGCCAGCATCAACCCCGCCACGGGAGAAACCGTCAAAACATTCACTCCCCTGAGTGACGCGGAACTCGAAGAGAAACTCAAACGGGCCGATCGCGCCTTTCACCAATACCGCCATACCATGATGGTGCAGCGATCGCGCTGGCTCCGGAATGCCGCTGATATTCTAGAACGAGAGGCCCAAGCCTTCGGGGAAATTATCACCCTAGAAATGGGCAAACCCATCGCCCAAGCCGTCGCCGAAGTCAACAAATGTGCCCTCGTCTGCCGCTACTACGCCGACAACGCCGCCGAATTCCTCGCCGATCGACCTGTCGCCACCGATGCCTCCTTTAGTTACACGGCCTATCATCCCCTGGGAGCAATCCTGGCGGTCATGCCCTGGAACTTCCCCTTTTGGCAAGTGTTCCGCTTTGCGGCCCCTGCTCTCATGGCGGGCAATGTGGGTTTGCTCAAACACGCCTCCAACGTCCCCCAATGCGCTCTGGCCATTGAATCCATCCTCGTAGAAGCAGGATTCCCCAGTGGCGCCTTCCAAACCTTGCTCGTGGGGGCCGATCGCGTCCCCCAACTCCTGGCCGATGATCGCATCCAAGCGGCTACCCTCACCGGGAGCGAGGGAGCAGGGATAAGTTTAGCCCAGGAAGCGGGTAAAAACCTCAAAAAAACTGTCCTAGAACTCGGAGGCAGTGATCCCTTCATCGTCATGGGCAGTGCCAACCTCGAGGCCGCCGTCAGTACCGCCGTCACCGCCCGGATGCTTAACACGGGGCAATCCTGCATCGCCGCCAAACGCTTTATCCTGCACGAGTCCATCGCTGAAGAATTTGAAAGGCGCTTCCTGGCTAAACTAGAGGCCCTAAAATTCGGCGATCCTCTTTCTCCCGAGTCGGATCTCGGTCCCCTGGCCACCCCAGGGATTCGCGATGAGTTGCATCAACAGGTACAACAGCTTCTCAAAGAGGGGGCGACATTGCGGCTGGGGGGCGAACTCCCCGAAGGACCCGGGAACTTTTATCCCCCCACGCTCATCAGCGATATTCCATCAGGGACTCTCGCCGATCACGACGAACTCTTCGGGCCCGTTGCCCTGCTGTTTCGCGTCAGTACCATTGACGAGGCGATCGCCCTGGCCAACCTGGTCCCCTATGGGTTGGGGGCCAGTGCCTGGACCACCGTCGCACCGGAACAGCAACAATTCATCAGCGAATTGGAGGCCGGGGCTGTTTTCATTAACGGGATGGTCAAATCGGACTCTCGACTCCCCTTTGGTGGCATTAAAAAATCCGGTTATGGCCGGGAACTCGCCCTTGAGGGCATTCAAGAATTTGTCAACATTAAAACCGTTGTCATCAGCTAA